A single genomic interval of Electrophorus electricus isolate fEleEle1 chromosome 2, fEleEle1.pri, whole genome shotgun sequence harbors:
- the tra2b gene encoding transformer-2 protein homolog beta isoform X2 codes for MSDTEKDFVDRESRSGSRSLSPRGSHKSTSRSPAESPARSKQGSHHSRSKSRSHSRSKSGSRSHRSSRRRYSRSRSRSRRRRSRSRSCSGESRHRRSHSHSPMSNRRRHIGNRVRDHASAGPHATQANPDPNTCLGVFGLSLYTTERDLREVFSKYGPLSDVCIVYDQQSRRSRGFAFVYFENKEDSQEAKERANGMELDGRRIRVDFSITKRPHTPTPGIYMGRPTYGGGGPSMSRRRDYYDRGYDRGYDRYDDRDYYSRSYRRRSPSPYYSRGPYHSRSRSRSYSPRHY; via the exons ATGAGCGACACTGAGAAGGATTTCGTCGATCGG GAGTCCCGCTCAGGTTCGCGGAGTTTGAGTCCGAGAGGCTCGCACAAGTCCACCAGTCGCTCTCCGGCAGAGTCTCCGGCCCGCTCGAAGCAGGGCTCTCACCACTCCCGCTCCAAATCCCGCTCCCACTCCAGGTCCAAGTCTGG gtCTCGGTCACATCGGAGCTCTCGTCGTCGCTATTCGCGCTCTCGTTCACGGTCCCGTCGTCGGCGTTCTCGCAGCCGCTCTTGCAGTGGGGAGTCTCGACATCGTCGCAGCCACAGTCATTCGCCCATGTCCAACCGCAGACGGCACATCGGCAACCGGGTGAGAGACCACGCAAGCGCCGGGCCCCATGCAACTCAG GCGAACCCTGACCCGAATACGTGTCTGGGCGTCTTTGGCCTGAGTCTGTACACCACAGAGAGGGACCTGCGAGAAGTCTTCTCCAAGTATGGCCCGTTGTCCGACGTCTGCATCGTGTATGACCAGCAGTCACGCAGGTCGAGGGGATTTGCTTTTGTCTACTTTGAAAACAAGGAGGATTCACAAGAG GCCAAAGAGAGGGCTAATGGCATGGAGTTGGATGGACGCAGAATTCGAGTGGACTTCTCCATCACGAAGAggccccacacccccactcccgGCATCTACATGGGCCGTCCCACATA tggtGGTGGGGGCCCCAGTATGAGCCGGCGTCGGGATTATTACGACCGTGGATATGATAGAGGCTATGATCGCTATGATGACAGAGACTACTACAGCAGATCTTATAG AAGAAGATCCCCTTCCCCGTACTACAGCCGAGGACCTTACCATTCGAGGTCTCGCTCTCGCTCCTACTCCCCAC GTCACTACTGA
- the tra2b gene encoding transformer-2 protein homolog beta isoform X3, whose protein sequence is MSDTEKDFVDRESRSGSRSLSPRGSHKSTSRSPAESPARSKQGSHHSRSKSRSHSRSKSGSRSHRSSRRRYSRSRSRSRRRRSRSRSCSGESRHRRSHSHSPMSNRRRHIGNRANPDPNTCLGVFGLSLYTTERDLREVFSKYGPLSDVCIVYDQQSRRSRGFAFVYFENKEDSQEAKERANGMELDGRRIRVDFSITKRPHTPTPGIYMGRPTYGGGGPSMSRRRDYYDRGYDRGYDRYDDRDYYSRSYRRRSPSPYYSRGPYHSRSRSRSYSPRHY, encoded by the exons ATGAGCGACACTGAGAAGGATTTCGTCGATCGG GAGTCCCGCTCAGGTTCGCGGAGTTTGAGTCCGAGAGGCTCGCACAAGTCCACCAGTCGCTCTCCGGCAGAGTCTCCGGCCCGCTCGAAGCAGGGCTCTCACCACTCCCGCTCCAAATCCCGCTCCCACTCCAGGTCCAAGTCTGG gtCTCGGTCACATCGGAGCTCTCGTCGTCGCTATTCGCGCTCTCGTTCACGGTCCCGTCGTCGGCGTTCTCGCAGCCGCTCTTGCAGTGGGGAGTCTCGACATCGTCGCAGCCACAGTCATTCGCCCATGTCCAACCGCAGACGGCACATCGGCAACCGG GCGAACCCTGACCCGAATACGTGTCTGGGCGTCTTTGGCCTGAGTCTGTACACCACAGAGAGGGACCTGCGAGAAGTCTTCTCCAAGTATGGCCCGTTGTCCGACGTCTGCATCGTGTATGACCAGCAGTCACGCAGGTCGAGGGGATTTGCTTTTGTCTACTTTGAAAACAAGGAGGATTCACAAGAG GCCAAAGAGAGGGCTAATGGCATGGAGTTGGATGGACGCAGAATTCGAGTGGACTTCTCCATCACGAAGAggccccacacccccactcccgGCATCTACATGGGCCGTCCCACATA tggtGGTGGGGGCCCCAGTATGAGCCGGCGTCGGGATTATTACGACCGTGGATATGATAGAGGCTATGATCGCTATGATGACAGAGACTACTACAGCAGATCTTATAG AAGAAGATCCCCTTCCCCGTACTACAGCCGAGGACCTTACCATTCGAGGTCTCGCTCTCGCTCCTACTCCCCAC GTCACTACTGA
- the tra2b gene encoding transformer-2 protein homolog beta isoform X4, producing MSDTEKDFVDRESRSGSRSLSPRGSHKSTSRSPAESPARSKQGSHHSRSKSRSHSRSKSGSRSHRSSRRRYSRSRSRSRRRRSRSRSCSGESRHRRSHSHSPMSNRRRHIGNRVRDHASAGPHATQASAGLRATQANPDPNTCLGVFGLSLYTTERDLREVFSKYGPLSDVCIVYDQQSRRSRGFAFVYFENKEDSQEAKERANGMELDGRRIRVDFSITKRPHTPTPGIYMGRPT from the exons ATGAGCGACACTGAGAAGGATTTCGTCGATCGG GAGTCCCGCTCAGGTTCGCGGAGTTTGAGTCCGAGAGGCTCGCACAAGTCCACCAGTCGCTCTCCGGCAGAGTCTCCGGCCCGCTCGAAGCAGGGCTCTCACCACTCCCGCTCCAAATCCCGCTCCCACTCCAGGTCCAAGTCTGG gtCTCGGTCACATCGGAGCTCTCGTCGTCGCTATTCGCGCTCTCGTTCACGGTCCCGTCGTCGGCGTTCTCGCAGCCGCTCTTGCAGTGGGGAGTCTCGACATCGTCGCAGCCACAGTCATTCGCCCATGTCCAACCGCAGACGGCACATCGGCAACCGGGTGAGAGACCACGCAAGCGCCGGGCCCCATGCAACTCAGGCAAGCGCCGGGCTCCGTGCGACTCAG GCGAACCCTGACCCGAATACGTGTCTGGGCGTCTTTGGCCTGAGTCTGTACACCACAGAGAGGGACCTGCGAGAAGTCTTCTCCAAGTATGGCCCGTTGTCCGACGTCTGCATCGTGTATGACCAGCAGTCACGCAGGTCGAGGGGATTTGCTTTTGTCTACTTTGAAAACAAGGAGGATTCACAAGAG GCCAAAGAGAGGGCTAATGGCATGGAGTTGGATGGACGCAGAATTCGAGTGGACTTCTCCATCACGAAGAggccccacacccccactcccgGCATCTACATGGGCCGTCCCACATA g
- the tra2b gene encoding transformer-2 protein homolog beta isoform X1, whose product MSDTEKDFVDRESRSGSRSLSPRGSHKSTSRSPAESPARSKQGSHHSRSKSRSHSRSKSGSRSHRSSRRRYSRSRSRSRRRRSRSRSCSGESRHRRSHSHSPMSNRRRHIGNRVRDHASAGPHATQASAGLRATQANPDPNTCLGVFGLSLYTTERDLREVFSKYGPLSDVCIVYDQQSRRSRGFAFVYFENKEDSQEAKERANGMELDGRRIRVDFSITKRPHTPTPGIYMGRPTYGGGGPSMSRRRDYYDRGYDRGYDRYDDRDYYSRSYRRRSPSPYYSRGPYHSRSRSRSYSPRHY is encoded by the exons ATGAGCGACACTGAGAAGGATTTCGTCGATCGG GAGTCCCGCTCAGGTTCGCGGAGTTTGAGTCCGAGAGGCTCGCACAAGTCCACCAGTCGCTCTCCGGCAGAGTCTCCGGCCCGCTCGAAGCAGGGCTCTCACCACTCCCGCTCCAAATCCCGCTCCCACTCCAGGTCCAAGTCTGG gtCTCGGTCACATCGGAGCTCTCGTCGTCGCTATTCGCGCTCTCGTTCACGGTCCCGTCGTCGGCGTTCTCGCAGCCGCTCTTGCAGTGGGGAGTCTCGACATCGTCGCAGCCACAGTCATTCGCCCATGTCCAACCGCAGACGGCACATCGGCAACCGGGTGAGAGACCACGCAAGCGCCGGGCCCCATGCAACTCAGGCAAGCGCCGGGCTCCGTGCGACTCAG GCGAACCCTGACCCGAATACGTGTCTGGGCGTCTTTGGCCTGAGTCTGTACACCACAGAGAGGGACCTGCGAGAAGTCTTCTCCAAGTATGGCCCGTTGTCCGACGTCTGCATCGTGTATGACCAGCAGTCACGCAGGTCGAGGGGATTTGCTTTTGTCTACTTTGAAAACAAGGAGGATTCACAAGAG GCCAAAGAGAGGGCTAATGGCATGGAGTTGGATGGACGCAGAATTCGAGTGGACTTCTCCATCACGAAGAggccccacacccccactcccgGCATCTACATGGGCCGTCCCACATA tggtGGTGGGGGCCCCAGTATGAGCCGGCGTCGGGATTATTACGACCGTGGATATGATAGAGGCTATGATCGCTATGATGACAGAGACTACTACAGCAGATCTTATAG AAGAAGATCCCCTTCCCCGTACTACAGCCGAGGACCTTACCATTCGAGGTCTCGCTCTCGCTCCTACTCCCCAC GTCACTACTGA